In Mytilus edulis chromosome 6, xbMytEdul2.2, whole genome shotgun sequence, the following proteins share a genomic window:
- the LOC139526670 gene encoding toll-like receptor 2, whose product MTELTITGNPMRNGFLMDHPHFAVLQNICLKSHKDVTWVTDLYDKLKPKGFELCLHHKDFLAGVPIAECIVKAINSSRKVVFIITKDFLESSWGSYEIEMTRMHAFREGRESMVKVILMDDIRKDKLPKSLKEIWYKVVCIVWPSDTEAPYNTAEIFYDKLCITLSDGRMRISDDNTPM is encoded by the exons ATGACGGAATTAACCATCACAGGCAACCCTATGAGAAATGGGTTTCTAATGGATCATCCTCATTTTGCTGTTCTTCAAAATATTTGTCTTAAAAG TCATAAAGACGTCACGTGGGTTACAGACCTTTATGACAAGTTGAAGCCGAAAGGTTTCGAGCTTTGCTTACATCATAAGGATTTCTTGGCCGGAGTACCTATTGCTGAGTGCATAGTTAAAGCAATTAACTCGAGTAGAAAAGTTGTATTCATCATTACGAAGGATTTTCTTGAGAGTAGCTGGGGATCGTATGAAATAGAAATGACAAGAATGCACGCTTTCAGAGAGGGTCGTGAATCCATGGTTAAAGTAATACTAATGGATGACATTAGAAAAGACAAACTGCCAAAGTCATTGAAGGAAATTTGGTATAAGGTCGTATGTATAGTCTGGCCATCTGACACCGAGGCTCCGTATAATACTGCAGAAATATTCTACGATAAACTATGCATTACATTATCAGACGGTCGTATGAGGATTAGTGATGACAATACTCCTATGTAA